A genome region from Sebastes umbrosus isolate fSebUmb1 chromosome 22, fSebUmb1.pri, whole genome shotgun sequence includes the following:
- the shbg gene encoding sex hormone-binding globulin isoform X2, translating to MAVFWKAMAGGLLLSLSLTLLGWRVEGQGNGRGKKEVSGGATVYLGQDRDIWRPLIHTTVNLSEISSIKSSFQFRTFDPEGAVFYGDTKNGNDWFVLSLKDGIPLMQISREDILVSVAGGPKLNDGQWHTFQPQMDGCVREGNWLNLSMPWEAEAEELWPCYQNVQPGSYFPGTGFAIFNTSVFHLDADDGVKVELWGDFSKMDGTILSIKAPGQDLMFALVANNNTKEVTLIFGEEKISLKETFKRLVITFQTDLLKVLKDEDKSKTTLSINLRCLTTWRGGRLAVGGLLGESEDDVGSQFLTGCLEKVQVQGKDLDLDLAVKHMSISSHSCPA from the exons ATGGCCGTGTTTTGGAAAGCAATGGCAGGTGGACTGCTGCTCTCTCTGAGCCTCACTCTGCTGGGGTGGAGAGTTGAGGGACAGGGGAACGGACGGGGTAAG AAAGAAGTATCAGGCGGTGCTACGGTCTACCTTGGCCAGGACAGAGACATCTGGAGGCCACTGATCCACACAACAGTAAACCTCAGTGAGATCAGCAG TATCAAGTCATCCTTTCAGTTTCGGACGTTTGACCCAGAAGGTGCCGTTTTCTACGGGGACACCAAAAACGGGAACGACTGGTTTGTTTTGTCCCTGAAAGACGGCATCCCCCTGATGCAGATCAGCAGAGAAGACATCCTCGTCAGCGTGGCAGGCGGCCCCAAGCTCAATGACGGACAATGGCACACA TTTCAGCCGCAGATGGACGGCTGTGTGCGGGAAGGCAACTGGCTAAACCTCAGCATGCCCTGGGAGGCAGAGGCGGAGGAGCTCTGGCCCTGCTATCAAAACGTCCAACCTGGCAGCTACTTCCCTGGCACTGGATTTGCCATTTTCAACACCTCAG TTTTCCACCTTGATGCCGATGATGGGGTCAAGGTTGAATTGTGGGGAGATTTCAGTAAAATGGATGGGACCATTTTGAGCATCAAGGCTCCTGGGCAAGATCTGATGTTCGCTTTAGTGGCCAATAATAACACAAAG GAGGTCACACTCATTTTCGGCGAAGAAAAAATCAGTTTGAAAGAGACTTTCAAGAGACTGGTGATAACCTTTCAGACAGATTTACTGAAAGTGCTTAAAGATGAAGATAAATCGAAGACCACGTTATCTATCAACCTTCGTTGTTTGACCACATGGAGAGGGGGTCGTCTTGCCGTCGGAGGTCTCCTAG gTGAGAGTGAGGATGACGTTGGCTCCCAGTTTTTGACAGGCTGTCTTGAGAAGGTCCAGGTCCAAGGGAAGGATTTGGACCTGGATTTAGCAGTCAAACACATGTCAATCTCATCTCACAGCTGCCCTGCATAG
- the shbg gene encoding sex hormone-binding globulin isoform X1, with the protein MAVFWKAMAGGLLLSLSLTLLGWRVEGQGNGRGKKEVSGGATVYLGQDRDIWRPLIHTTVNLSEISSIKSSFQFRTFDPEGAVFYGDTKNGNDWFVLSLKDGIPLMQISREDILVSVAGGPKLNDGQWHTLEVSNQEMFVILEVDGSSGLVVGMQSKQTQEVLSGELRLAVGGILIDKDKMIVPFQPQMDGCVREGNWLNLSMPWEAEAEELWPCYQNVQPGSYFPGTGFAIFNTSVFHLDADDGVKVELWGDFSKMDGTILSIKAPGQDLMFALVANNNTKEVTLIFGEEKISLKETFKRLVITFQTDLLKVLKDEDKSKTTLSINLRCLTTWRGGRLAVGGLLGESEDDVGSQFLTGCLEKVQVQGKDLDLDLAVKHMSISSHSCPA; encoded by the exons ATGGCCGTGTTTTGGAAAGCAATGGCAGGTGGACTGCTGCTCTCTCTGAGCCTCACTCTGCTGGGGTGGAGAGTTGAGGGACAGGGGAACGGACGGGGTAAG AAAGAAGTATCAGGCGGTGCTACGGTCTACCTTGGCCAGGACAGAGACATCTGGAGGCCACTGATCCACACAACAGTAAACCTCAGTGAGATCAGCAG TATCAAGTCATCCTTTCAGTTTCGGACGTTTGACCCAGAAGGTGCCGTTTTCTACGGGGACACCAAAAACGGGAACGACTGGTTTGTTTTGTCCCTGAAAGACGGCATCCCCCTGATGCAGATCAGCAGAGAAGACATCCTCGTCAGCGTGGCAGGCGGCCCCAAGCTCAATGACGGACAATGGCACACA CTGGAGGTGAGCAACCAAGAGATGTTTGTGATTCTAGAGGTGGACGGCTCCAGCGGGCTGGTGGTGGGCATGCAGTCCAAACAGACACAGGAGGTGCTATCGGGTGAACTCCGACTGGCCGTTGGCGGGATCCTGATCGACAAGGACAAGATGATTGTTCCG TTTCAGCCGCAGATGGACGGCTGTGTGCGGGAAGGCAACTGGCTAAACCTCAGCATGCCCTGGGAGGCAGAGGCGGAGGAGCTCTGGCCCTGCTATCAAAACGTCCAACCTGGCAGCTACTTCCCTGGCACTGGATTTGCCATTTTCAACACCTCAG TTTTCCACCTTGATGCCGATGATGGGGTCAAGGTTGAATTGTGGGGAGATTTCAGTAAAATGGATGGGACCATTTTGAGCATCAAGGCTCCTGGGCAAGATCTGATGTTCGCTTTAGTGGCCAATAATAACACAAAG GAGGTCACACTCATTTTCGGCGAAGAAAAAATCAGTTTGAAAGAGACTTTCAAGAGACTGGTGATAACCTTTCAGACAGATTTACTGAAAGTGCTTAAAGATGAAGATAAATCGAAGACCACGTTATCTATCAACCTTCGTTGTTTGACCACATGGAGAGGGGGTCGTCTTGCCGTCGGAGGTCTCCTAG gTGAGAGTGAGGATGACGTTGGCTCCCAGTTTTTGACAGGCTGTCTTGAGAAGGTCCAGGTCCAAGGGAAGGATTTGGACCTGGATTTAGCAGTCAAACACATGTCAATCTCATCTCACAGCTGCCCTGCATAG